One region of Drosophila subobscura isolate 14011-0131.10 chromosome J, UCBerk_Dsub_1.0, whole genome shotgun sequence genomic DNA includes:
- the LOC117894868 gene encoding neuralized-like protein 4 isoform X1, whose protein sequence is MTMAGHQMQMQSFHTRCGRFIRLYNGNRSAQRSMRDFSHALVFSAEPLEDDVLFEVVIEKKNTSWGGSIEIGVTAESPDDLELVACATAMRNGTWVMSGIDVRKDGRRLFEFYGTDLETLNESDRVGVMRTSSNDLVFYVNGESQGVAAKNMPKPLWALVDLYGRCVQVSLCPRDVHGAGELLDSPLQQPLQQVIQNLDVAMNVDVSVDGTNLTALGMLNLNGGGATAGSDYYDVNDRLRFHTRCGSLVKLSPNFRSAERRRPLDEFNNGVVMTHRPLRDNELFEIRIDKLVDKWSGSIEVGVTTHNPTVLHFPATMTNMRSGTIMMSGCGILTNGKGTRRQYGEFNLDELREGDRVGMMRKANGNLHYYINGQDQGVAATRVASTLWGVIDLYGMTIKVTIVDRDEREQQNLVTRRNNIVAGMSSCSGGSTLQQQQLQQQSGTPTLSLLSPESEMNVARASRELSETISSTRAIARNDDRLTFHHICGTHATVTQSGRTALRPNAADDFNNGVVLTRRPLRPNELFQVRLERVVTKWAGSVEMGVTTHTADELDFPFTMTNVRSGTWMMTGNGVMQNGVTVIEQYGQNLDRLQVGDRVGVVRKDDGTLHFWVNGVDQGPAASNVPERVYGVIDLYGQAAQASIVDTSECGSPDTGNSTISNTTLYSEVPLRFHSIHGANAGISNSGLTASRPNSLAEFNDAIVFSNRPLRQRELFEVELETMVRHWSGNIEIGVTGTRPEDIQLAPNATDLEANDTIILCGPMIFHNRKTIRTNILLDLDTLGPSTRVGVMRNGDFIHFFVDGMDQGPACECHAPNIWAIIDLYGQCAQVSLTQNQLDIRAPYATSENSQSCQATSVIQHPAMETKHRWTCVSGNVSLTKDWTEASRFTGSTAALSHCLVFSEHPLSVGSPFEIKLTSINPMFAGCLSIGVTDLNLSDESVRKKLPTSLKRIPANVWYVTGNEVSFNSSCLQRSLASLEWLRVDDRITLERVENSALNMLLNSENVNIQFQNIPNDVYVVAELRGSTMGVQVISAQGPASPLRPCSLRLQDSMDFGIDPLNKQDSSMLESIDSEAQNYEFVDITQKNARLSEDRRSAARSKSYNQAMVCLNKPLCKGESISIKVDALNNKWKGTLGLGVLSACPPILPISLLDFKRSCWLATHDYVNINGQVLASKYGEALDQIQVGTVITLTLTHAGMLIIMVGSTNLEDLASGLPNHVYPVFDVYGKCEKITLITGSDAARNGNANGTPIMEAPEALELDNAGMPQQCEKAHLEMHEKEKDTEQMSESARDGPSTSAAPSNAMTRSVMESVSENLLLNISIKNRTLEQQRNEMGGSSSTCCLRESLQLQHNTNLNIQRSQSTQRFQNSLNSSTTAATSGSGGGAGGPSGSAGNAQHLSNSSVYDTNKEYDELPIPALTNSASVGDGAATAVVNMSATSAPEQSENNAAASELIGGQERELRELSGEMAGSIDNVLEDDEIDYMNHLLLLQQLQQNEYTRHHLMPDPTSLLNLDLNLPSLNSLELDSNSSVHLRAESLRSANAASLDQNDCEYLRQVRRFCASLVLPQAFFDSRLDPICFCLKCSGPSNGIGDKLEGWVYFKLNQQTVNVQSTSVTAASPGGGSSSTAAQVHFDLNGDWLPFYHMTRVDKIRAILDRGQPLPLESDAEDETAAAAAAATHKDEPGTRLELYYSPNATVIEPVLPQHHYVSEQGLHRISTSFEVYVRRQSISGVTTGRAAAEAKRRSMGSDSGSGSVQAHGASPPAPSESSVHLLNDLCWFTKEAGACIINALIIKLDRIEEQEQ, encoded by the exons ATGACAATGGCCGGCCACCAAATGCAGATGCAATCCTTTCACACTCGCTGCGGCCGCTTCATCAGATTGTATAATGGCAACCGTTCGGCGCAGCGCTCGATGCGAGATTTCAGCCATGCCCTGGTGTTCAGTGCCGAGCCGCTGGAAGACGATGTCCTCTTCGAAGTGGTAATTGAGAAAAAG AACACATCTTGGGGCGGCAGCATCGAGATTGGAGTTACGGCCGAATCTCCAGACGATTTAGAACTGGTGGCATGCGCCACTGCTATGAGGAACGGCACCTGGGTCATGTCGGGAATCGATGTCCGCAAGGATGGTCGTCGCCTGTTCGAATTCTATGGCACGGACCTGGAAACGCTCAACGAGAGCGACCGTGTCGGTGTCATGCGCACCTCCAGCAACGATCTCGTCTTCTATGTAAATGGTGAATCTCAGGGCGTGGCCGCCAAGAACATGCCAAAACCACTCTGGGCCCTCGTCGATCTCTATGGCCGATGTGTACAGGTTTCATTGTGTCCCCGCGACGTCCACGGCGCAGGAGAG TTACTGGACtcgccactgcagcagccgtTGCAGCAGGTTATCCAGAATCTGGACGTGGCCATGAACGTAGACGTCAGCGTAGACGGCACCAATCTGACGGCCTTGGGTATGCTCAATCTGAATGGAGGAGGTGCCACTGCAGGCTCCGATTACTATGATGTCAACGATCGCCTGCGCTTCCACACCCGGTGTGGATCGCTGGTCAAGCTGTCACCAAACTTTCGCTCCGCTGAGCGACGACGTCCCCTGGACGAGTTCAACAATGGCGTGGTGATGACACATCGTCCGCTGCGGGACAACGAACTCTTTGAGATACGCATCGACAAACTTGTGGACAAGTGGTCTGGGTCCATTGAGGTGGGTGTGACAACCCACAATCCAACCGTTCTGCACTTCCCGGCGACCATGACGAACATGCGCTCGGGCACCATCATGATGTCCGGCTGCGGCATCCTCACCAACGGCAAAGGCACCCGCCGCCAGTACGGGGAGTTCAACCTGGACGAGCTGCGCGAGGGCGATCGCGTGGGGATGATGCGGAAAGCCAACGGTAATCTGCACTACTACATCAATGGCCAGGATCAGGGCGTGGCTGCCACGCGGGTGGCCTCCACTTTGTGGGGCGTCATCGATCTGTACGGCATGACCATCAAAGTTACCATTGTGGACCGCGATGAGCGCGAGCAGCAGAACCTCGTCACCAGACGCAACAACATCGTAGCCGGCATGAGCTCATGCTCTGGCGGCAGCACtcttcagcagcaacaactccagcagcagtcaggCACTCCCACTCTAAGCCTGCTCAGTCCGGAGAGTGAAATGAATGTGGCTAGAGCCTCTCGTGAGCTGAGCGAGACCATATCGAGCACACGTGCCATTGCGCGGAACGATGACCGCCTGACATTCCATCACATATGCGGCACTCATGCGACAGTCACGCAGAGCGGCCGCACAGCTTTGCGTCCTAA TGCCGCCGATGACTTCAACAATGGCGTAGTCCTCACGCGGCGTCCACTGCGGCCGAACGAACTCTTTCAGGTTCGACTCGAGCGTGTGGTCACCAAGTGGGCTGGCTCAGTGGAAATGGGCGTGACCACGCACACTGCCGACGAGCTGGACTTTCCCTTTACCATGACCAATGTTCG ATCTGGGACTTGGATGATGACGGGCAATGGGGTCATGCAGAATGGAGTCACTGTAATCGAACAATATGGTCAGAATCTGGACCGTCTGCAGGTGGGCGACCGCGTGGGCGTGGTGCGCAAGGACGACGGCACCCTGCACTTTTGGGTGAACGGCGTGGATCAGGGGCCAGCCGCCAGCAATGTGCCGGAGCGTGTCTACGGGGTGATCGATCTGTACGGCCAGGCAGCCCAGGCGAGCATTGTGGATACCTCGGAGTGCGGAAGCCCGGACACGGGCAACTCGACCATCTCGAACACGACGCTGTACAGCGAGGTGCCTCTGCGCTTCCACAGCATTCATGGCGCAAATGCGGGCATATCGAACAGCGGCCTAACTGCCTCGCGGCCCAATTCCCTGGCCGAGTTCAATGATGCGATTGTGTTCAGCAACCGTCCGCTGCGGCAACGGGAGCTCTtcgaggtggagctggagacgATGGTGCGGCATTGGTCGGGCAACATAGAGATTGGCGTGACTGGCACGCGTCCGGAGGACATCCAGCTGGCGCCAAATGCCACCGATTTAGAGGCCAATGATACGATCATTCTGTGCGGGCCCATGATCTTCCACAATCGCAAGACCATTCGCACGAATATTCTGCTAGATCTGGATACCCTGGGCCCCAGCACTCGGGTGGGCGTGATGCGCAACGGGGACTTTATCCACTTCTTTGTGGATGGCATGGACCAGGGCCCGGCCTGCGAGTGTCATGCCCCCAACATCTGGGCCATCATTGACCTGTACGGGCAGTGTGCGCAGGTCAGTCTGACGCAGAACCAGCTGGACATACGTGCTCCGTATGCTACCAGCGAGAATTCGCAGAGCTGCCAGGCCACCTCAGTCATACAGCATCCCGCCATGGAGACGAAGCACCGCTGGACCTGTGTCTCCGGCAACGTGAGCCTCACCAAGGACTGGACCGAGGCCTCCCGCTTTACTGGCTCCACCGCCGCCCTCTCCCACTGCCTAGTCTTCTCCGAGCACCCGCTGAGCGTGGGATCGCCCTTTGAGATAAAGCTGACGTCCATTAATCCCATGTTTGCGGGCTGCCTCAGCATTGGCGTCACGGATCTGAACCTCAGCGATGAGAGCGTGCGCAAGAAGCTGCCCACTAGTTTGAAGCGCATCCCTGCCAACGTTTGGTATGTAACTGGGAACGAAGTGAGCTTCAACTCGAGCTGTCTGCAGCGTTCGTTGGCCTCGCTGGAGTGGCTGCGCGTGGACGATCGCATCACGCTGGAGCGCGTGGAGAATTCCGCCCTGAACATGCTTCTCAACTCGGAGAACGTGAACATCCAGTTCCAGAATATACCCAACGATGTGTACGTGGTTGCCGAGCTGCGCGGATCGACAATGGGTGTCCAGGTGATCTCTGCGCAGGGGCCGGCCTCACCACTGCGGCCCTGCAGTCTGCGGCTGCAGGACTCAATGGACTTTGGCATCGACCCTCTCAATAAACAGGACAGCTCCATGCTGGAGTCGATCGACTCCGAGGCCCAGAACTATGAGTTCGTGGACATAACGCAAAAGAATGCGCGTCTCAGCGAGGATCGACGCAGTGCGGCGAGATCAAAGTCGTACAATCAGGCGATGGTCTGCCTAAACAAGCCGCTGTGCAAGGGCGAGAGCATCAGCATTAAGGTGGATGCTCTGAACAACAAGTGGAAGGGAACCCTGGGATTGGGCGTGCTCTCGGCCTGCCCCCCTATTTTGCCCATCTCCCTGCTGGACTTCAagcgcagctgctggctggccaccCACGACTATGTGAACATCAATGGCCAGGTGCTGGCCTCTAAGTACGGCGAGGCTCTGGACCAAATCCAAGTGGGAACAGTCATCACATTGACGCTCACCCATGCGGGAATGCTGA TCATTATGGTTGGGTCAACGAATCTGGAGGATTTGGCCAGCGGACTGCCCAATCATGTGTATCCCGTTTTTGATGTGTATGGAAAATGCGAAAAGATCACCTTGATCACTGGCAGCGATGCCGCGCGTAATGGCAACGCCAATGGTACCCCCATTATGGAGGCACCTGAGGCACTGGAACTGGACAATGCTGGCATGCCGCAGCAGTGCGAGAAGGCGCACTTGGAAATGCACGAAAAGGAGAAGGATACGGAGCAGATGAGCGAATCTGCCAGAGATGGTCCGTCCACATCGGCTGCTCCTTCGAATGCCAT GACACGCTCGGTGATGGAGAGCGTCTCTGAGAATCTACTGCTGAACATCTCCATTAAGAATCGAACTTtggagcagcagagaaacGAAATGGGTGGATCCTCATCAACTTG CTGCCTGCGCGAgtctctgcagctgcagcacaacaCCAACTTGAATATACAACGCAGTCAGAGCACTCAACGCTTTCAAAACTCGCTGAATAGCTCcacgacagcagcaacttcCGGTAGTGGGGGTGGGGCCGGTGGGCCTAGTGGTTCCGCGGGCAATGCTCAGCACCTGAGCAACTCGAGTGTGTACGACACCAACAAGGAGTACGACGAACTGCCGATTCCAGCCTTGACGAATTCCGCCTCAGTTGGCGATGGGGCGGCCACGGCGGTGGTGAACATGTCAGCCACGTCGGCCCCAGAGCAGAGTGAGAACAATGCCGCGGCGTCGGAGCTGATTGGTGGCCAAGAGAGGGAATTGAGAGAGCTGTCAGGGGAGATGGCGGGCTCGATCGATAATGTTCTGGAAGACGATGAGATCGACTACATGAaccatttgctgttgctacaGCAATTACAGCAAAACGAGTACACGCGCCACCATCTGATGCCGGATCCGACATCGCTGTTGAACTTGGACCTGAATCTGCCGTCTCTCAATTCGCTAGAGTTGGATTCGAACTCTTCCGTCCACCTGCGCGCCGAGTCCCTGCGCTCCGCAAACGCAGCCAGTCTGGACCAGAACGATTGCGAGTATCTGCGCCAGGTGAGGCGTTTCTGTGCCTCGCTGGTTCTGCCGCAGGCCTTCTTCGACAGCCGCCTGGACCCAATTTGCTTTTGTCTGAAGTGTAGCGGACCCAGCAATGGGATCGGCGACAAACTGGAGGGCTGGGTCTACTTCAAGCTCAACCAGCAGACGGTGAATGTGCAGAGTACCTCCGTGACAGCAGCTTCGCCTGGCGGCGGCTCCTCGTCCACGGCTGCCCAGGTTCATTTTGATCTCAACGGTGACTGGCTGCCGTTCTATCATATGACGCGGGTCGACAAAATTCGGGCCATATTGGATCGCGGTCAACCGCTTCCGTTGGAATCGGACGCCGAAGATGAGacggccgctgccgcagctgcggcCACGCACAAAGACGAGCCGGGCACCCGCCTGGAACTATACTACTCTCCCAACGCCACGGTTATTGAACCCGTGCTTCCGCAGCACCACTATGTATCCGAGCAGGGACTGCATCGAATTTCCACCTCGTTCGAGGTCTATGTCCGTCGCCAGTCCATTTCCGGGGTAACCACCGGGAGGGCGGCCGCCGAAGCCAAGCGGCGCAGCATGGGCTCTGACTCGGGGTCGGGCTCGGTCCAAGCACACGGCGCCTCGCCGCCTGCTCCTAGCGAATCTTCGGTGCATTTGCTAAACGATCTGTGCTGGTTCACCAAAGAGGCTGGCGCCTGCATAATAAACGCCTTGATAATTAAATTGGACCGTATcgaagagcaggagcagtga
- the LOC117894868 gene encoding neuralized-like protein 4 isoform X2: protein MQMQSFHTRCGRFIRLYNGNRSAQRSMRDFSHALVFSAEPLEDDVLFEVVIEKKNTSWGGSIEIGVTAESPDDLELVACATAMRNGTWVMSGIDVRKDGRRLFEFYGTDLETLNESDRVGVMRTSSNDLVFYVNGESQGVAAKNMPKPLWALVDLYGRCVQVSLCPRDVHGAGELLDSPLQQPLQQVIQNLDVAMNVDVSVDGTNLTALGMLNLNGGGATAGSDYYDVNDRLRFHTRCGSLVKLSPNFRSAERRRPLDEFNNGVVMTHRPLRDNELFEIRIDKLVDKWSGSIEVGVTTHNPTVLHFPATMTNMRSGTIMMSGCGILTNGKGTRRQYGEFNLDELREGDRVGMMRKANGNLHYYINGQDQGVAATRVASTLWGVIDLYGMTIKVTIVDRDEREQQNLVTRRNNIVAGMSSCSGGSTLQQQQLQQQSGTPTLSLLSPESEMNVARASRELSETISSTRAIARNDDRLTFHHICGTHATVTQSGRTALRPNAADDFNNGVVLTRRPLRPNELFQVRLERVVTKWAGSVEMGVTTHTADELDFPFTMTNVRSGTWMMTGNGVMQNGVTVIEQYGQNLDRLQVGDRVGVVRKDDGTLHFWVNGVDQGPAASNVPERVYGVIDLYGQAAQASIVDTSECGSPDTGNSTISNTTLYSEVPLRFHSIHGANAGISNSGLTASRPNSLAEFNDAIVFSNRPLRQRELFEVELETMVRHWSGNIEIGVTGTRPEDIQLAPNATDLEANDTIILCGPMIFHNRKTIRTNILLDLDTLGPSTRVGVMRNGDFIHFFVDGMDQGPACECHAPNIWAIIDLYGQCAQVSLTQNQLDIRAPYATSENSQSCQATSVIQHPAMETKHRWTCVSGNVSLTKDWTEASRFTGSTAALSHCLVFSEHPLSVGSPFEIKLTSINPMFAGCLSIGVTDLNLSDESVRKKLPTSLKRIPANVWYVTGNEVSFNSSCLQRSLASLEWLRVDDRITLERVENSALNMLLNSENVNIQFQNIPNDVYVVAELRGSTMGVQVISAQGPASPLRPCSLRLQDSMDFGIDPLNKQDSSMLESIDSEAQNYEFVDITQKNARLSEDRRSAARSKSYNQAMVCLNKPLCKGESISIKVDALNNKWKGTLGLGVLSACPPILPISLLDFKRSCWLATHDYVNINGQVLASKYGEALDQIQVGTVITLTLTHAGMLIIMVGSTNLEDLASGLPNHVYPVFDVYGKCEKITLITGSDAARNGNANGTPIMEAPEALELDNAGMPQQCEKAHLEMHEKEKDTEQMSESARDGPSTSAAPSNAMTRSVMESVSENLLLNISIKNRTLEQQRNEMGGSSSTCCLRESLQLQHNTNLNIQRSQSTQRFQNSLNSSTTAATSGSGGGAGGPSGSAGNAQHLSNSSVYDTNKEYDELPIPALTNSASVGDGAATAVVNMSATSAPEQSENNAAASELIGGQERELRELSGEMAGSIDNVLEDDEIDYMNHLLLLQQLQQNEYTRHHLMPDPTSLLNLDLNLPSLNSLELDSNSSVHLRAESLRSANAASLDQNDCEYLRQVRRFCASLVLPQAFFDSRLDPICFCLKCSGPSNGIGDKLEGWVYFKLNQQTVNVQSTSVTAASPGGGSSSTAAQVHFDLNGDWLPFYHMTRVDKIRAILDRGQPLPLESDAEDETAAAAAAATHKDEPGTRLELYYSPNATVIEPVLPQHHYVSEQGLHRISTSFEVYVRRQSISGVTTGRAAAEAKRRSMGSDSGSGSVQAHGASPPAPSESSVHLLNDLCWFTKEAGACIINALIIKLDRIEEQEQ from the exons ATGCAGATGCAATCCTTTCACACTCGCTGCGGCCGCTTCATCAGATTGTATAATGGCAACCGTTCGGCGCAGCGCTCGATGCGAGATTTCAGCCATGCCCTGGTGTTCAGTGCCGAGCCGCTGGAAGACGATGTCCTCTTCGAAGTGGTAATTGAGAAAAAG AACACATCTTGGGGCGGCAGCATCGAGATTGGAGTTACGGCCGAATCTCCAGACGATTTAGAACTGGTGGCATGCGCCACTGCTATGAGGAACGGCACCTGGGTCATGTCGGGAATCGATGTCCGCAAGGATGGTCGTCGCCTGTTCGAATTCTATGGCACGGACCTGGAAACGCTCAACGAGAGCGACCGTGTCGGTGTCATGCGCACCTCCAGCAACGATCTCGTCTTCTATGTAAATGGTGAATCTCAGGGCGTGGCCGCCAAGAACATGCCAAAACCACTCTGGGCCCTCGTCGATCTCTATGGCCGATGTGTACAGGTTTCATTGTGTCCCCGCGACGTCCACGGCGCAGGAGAG TTACTGGACtcgccactgcagcagccgtTGCAGCAGGTTATCCAGAATCTGGACGTGGCCATGAACGTAGACGTCAGCGTAGACGGCACCAATCTGACGGCCTTGGGTATGCTCAATCTGAATGGAGGAGGTGCCACTGCAGGCTCCGATTACTATGATGTCAACGATCGCCTGCGCTTCCACACCCGGTGTGGATCGCTGGTCAAGCTGTCACCAAACTTTCGCTCCGCTGAGCGACGACGTCCCCTGGACGAGTTCAACAATGGCGTGGTGATGACACATCGTCCGCTGCGGGACAACGAACTCTTTGAGATACGCATCGACAAACTTGTGGACAAGTGGTCTGGGTCCATTGAGGTGGGTGTGACAACCCACAATCCAACCGTTCTGCACTTCCCGGCGACCATGACGAACATGCGCTCGGGCACCATCATGATGTCCGGCTGCGGCATCCTCACCAACGGCAAAGGCACCCGCCGCCAGTACGGGGAGTTCAACCTGGACGAGCTGCGCGAGGGCGATCGCGTGGGGATGATGCGGAAAGCCAACGGTAATCTGCACTACTACATCAATGGCCAGGATCAGGGCGTGGCTGCCACGCGGGTGGCCTCCACTTTGTGGGGCGTCATCGATCTGTACGGCATGACCATCAAAGTTACCATTGTGGACCGCGATGAGCGCGAGCAGCAGAACCTCGTCACCAGACGCAACAACATCGTAGCCGGCATGAGCTCATGCTCTGGCGGCAGCACtcttcagcagcaacaactccagcagcagtcaggCACTCCCACTCTAAGCCTGCTCAGTCCGGAGAGTGAAATGAATGTGGCTAGAGCCTCTCGTGAGCTGAGCGAGACCATATCGAGCACACGTGCCATTGCGCGGAACGATGACCGCCTGACATTCCATCACATATGCGGCACTCATGCGACAGTCACGCAGAGCGGCCGCACAGCTTTGCGTCCTAA TGCCGCCGATGACTTCAACAATGGCGTAGTCCTCACGCGGCGTCCACTGCGGCCGAACGAACTCTTTCAGGTTCGACTCGAGCGTGTGGTCACCAAGTGGGCTGGCTCAGTGGAAATGGGCGTGACCACGCACACTGCCGACGAGCTGGACTTTCCCTTTACCATGACCAATGTTCG ATCTGGGACTTGGATGATGACGGGCAATGGGGTCATGCAGAATGGAGTCACTGTAATCGAACAATATGGTCAGAATCTGGACCGTCTGCAGGTGGGCGACCGCGTGGGCGTGGTGCGCAAGGACGACGGCACCCTGCACTTTTGGGTGAACGGCGTGGATCAGGGGCCAGCCGCCAGCAATGTGCCGGAGCGTGTCTACGGGGTGATCGATCTGTACGGCCAGGCAGCCCAGGCGAGCATTGTGGATACCTCGGAGTGCGGAAGCCCGGACACGGGCAACTCGACCATCTCGAACACGACGCTGTACAGCGAGGTGCCTCTGCGCTTCCACAGCATTCATGGCGCAAATGCGGGCATATCGAACAGCGGCCTAACTGCCTCGCGGCCCAATTCCCTGGCCGAGTTCAATGATGCGATTGTGTTCAGCAACCGTCCGCTGCGGCAACGGGAGCTCTtcgaggtggagctggagacgATGGTGCGGCATTGGTCGGGCAACATAGAGATTGGCGTGACTGGCACGCGTCCGGAGGACATCCAGCTGGCGCCAAATGCCACCGATTTAGAGGCCAATGATACGATCATTCTGTGCGGGCCCATGATCTTCCACAATCGCAAGACCATTCGCACGAATATTCTGCTAGATCTGGATACCCTGGGCCCCAGCACTCGGGTGGGCGTGATGCGCAACGGGGACTTTATCCACTTCTTTGTGGATGGCATGGACCAGGGCCCGGCCTGCGAGTGTCATGCCCCCAACATCTGGGCCATCATTGACCTGTACGGGCAGTGTGCGCAGGTCAGTCTGACGCAGAACCAGCTGGACATACGTGCTCCGTATGCTACCAGCGAGAATTCGCAGAGCTGCCAGGCCACCTCAGTCATACAGCATCCCGCCATGGAGACGAAGCACCGCTGGACCTGTGTCTCCGGCAACGTGAGCCTCACCAAGGACTGGACCGAGGCCTCCCGCTTTACTGGCTCCACCGCCGCCCTCTCCCACTGCCTAGTCTTCTCCGAGCACCCGCTGAGCGTGGGATCGCCCTTTGAGATAAAGCTGACGTCCATTAATCCCATGTTTGCGGGCTGCCTCAGCATTGGCGTCACGGATCTGAACCTCAGCGATGAGAGCGTGCGCAAGAAGCTGCCCACTAGTTTGAAGCGCATCCCTGCCAACGTTTGGTATGTAACTGGGAACGAAGTGAGCTTCAACTCGAGCTGTCTGCAGCGTTCGTTGGCCTCGCTGGAGTGGCTGCGCGTGGACGATCGCATCACGCTGGAGCGCGTGGAGAATTCCGCCCTGAACATGCTTCTCAACTCGGAGAACGTGAACATCCAGTTCCAGAATATACCCAACGATGTGTACGTGGTTGCCGAGCTGCGCGGATCGACAATGGGTGTCCAGGTGATCTCTGCGCAGGGGCCGGCCTCACCACTGCGGCCCTGCAGTCTGCGGCTGCAGGACTCAATGGACTTTGGCATCGACCCTCTCAATAAACAGGACAGCTCCATGCTGGAGTCGATCGACTCCGAGGCCCAGAACTATGAGTTCGTGGACATAACGCAAAAGAATGCGCGTCTCAGCGAGGATCGACGCAGTGCGGCGAGATCAAAGTCGTACAATCAGGCGATGGTCTGCCTAAACAAGCCGCTGTGCAAGGGCGAGAGCATCAGCATTAAGGTGGATGCTCTGAACAACAAGTGGAAGGGAACCCTGGGATTGGGCGTGCTCTCGGCCTGCCCCCCTATTTTGCCCATCTCCCTGCTGGACTTCAagcgcagctgctggctggccaccCACGACTATGTGAACATCAATGGCCAGGTGCTGGCCTCTAAGTACGGCGAGGCTCTGGACCAAATCCAAGTGGGAACAGTCATCACATTGACGCTCACCCATGCGGGAATGCTGA TCATTATGGTTGGGTCAACGAATCTGGAGGATTTGGCCAGCGGACTGCCCAATCATGTGTATCCCGTTTTTGATGTGTATGGAAAATGCGAAAAGATCACCTTGATCACTGGCAGCGATGCCGCGCGTAATGGCAACGCCAATGGTACCCCCATTATGGAGGCACCTGAGGCACTGGAACTGGACAATGCTGGCATGCCGCAGCAGTGCGAGAAGGCGCACTTGGAAATGCACGAAAAGGAGAAGGATACGGAGCAGATGAGCGAATCTGCCAGAGATGGTCCGTCCACATCGGCTGCTCCTTCGAATGCCAT GACACGCTCGGTGATGGAGAGCGTCTCTGAGAATCTACTGCTGAACATCTCCATTAAGAATCGAACTTtggagcagcagagaaacGAAATGGGTGGATCCTCATCAACTTG CTGCCTGCGCGAgtctctgcagctgcagcacaacaCCAACTTGAATATACAACGCAGTCAGAGCACTCAACGCTTTCAAAACTCGCTGAATAGCTCcacgacagcagcaacttcCGGTAGTGGGGGTGGGGCCGGTGGGCCTAGTGGTTCCGCGGGCAATGCTCAGCACCTGAGCAACTCGAGTGTGTACGACACCAACAAGGAGTACGACGAACTGCCGATTCCAGCCTTGACGAATTCCGCCTCAGTTGGCGATGGGGCGGCCACGGCGGTGGTGAACATGTCAGCCACGTCGGCCCCAGAGCAGAGTGAGAACAATGCCGCGGCGTCGGAGCTGATTGGTGGCCAAGAGAGGGAATTGAGAGAGCTGTCAGGGGAGATGGCGGGCTCGATCGATAATGTTCTGGAAGACGATGAGATCGACTACATGAaccatttgctgttgctacaGCAATTACAGCAAAACGAGTACACGCGCCACCATCTGATGCCGGATCCGACATCGCTGTTGAACTTGGACCTGAATCTGCCGTCTCTCAATTCGCTAGAGTTGGATTCGAACTCTTCCGTCCACCTGCGCGCCGAGTCCCTGCGCTCCGCAAACGCAGCCAGTCTGGACCAGAACGATTGCGAGTATCTGCGCCAGGTGAGGCGTTTCTGTGCCTCGCTGGTTCTGCCGCAGGCCTTCTTCGACAGCCGCCTGGACCCAATTTGCTTTTGTCTGAAGTGTAGCGGACCCAGCAATGGGATCGGCGACAAACTGGAGGGCTGGGTCTACTTCAAGCTCAACCAGCAGACGGTGAATGTGCAGAGTACCTCCGTGACAGCAGCTTCGCCTGGCGGCGGCTCCTCGTCCACGGCTGCCCAGGTTCATTTTGATCTCAACGGTGACTGGCTGCCGTTCTATCATATGACGCGGGTCGACAAAATTCGGGCCATATTGGATCGCGGTCAACCGCTTCCGTTGGAATCGGACGCCGAAGATGAGacggccgctgccgcagctgcggcCACGCACAAAGACGAGCCGGGCACCCGCCTGGAACTATACTACTCTCCCAACGCCACGGTTATTGAACCCGTGCTTCCGCAGCACCACTATGTATCCGAGCAGGGACTGCATCGAATTTCCACCTCGTTCGAGGTCTATGTCCGTCGCCAGTCCATTTCCGGGGTAACCACCGGGAGGGCGGCCGCCGAAGCCAAGCGGCGCAGCATGGGCTCTGACTCGGGGTCGGGCTCGGTCCAAGCACACGGCGCCTCGCCGCCTGCTCCTAGCGAATCTTCGGTGCATTTGCTAAACGATCTGTGCTGGTTCACCAAAGAGGCTGGCGCCTGCATAATAAACGCCTTGATAATTAAATTGGACCGTATcgaagagcaggagcagtga